Proteins from a single region of Nerophis ophidion isolate RoL-2023_Sa linkage group LG08, RoL_Noph_v1.0, whole genome shotgun sequence:
- the ccdc106b gene encoding coiled-coil domain-containing protein 106b isoform X2, producing the protein MERPTSYHYGQQMMDESAMQEPSPSQYSPFILVSNLRAHLYVALEKNAWLLKRVEELEEERNFLRCQLDRFIVSMWSHEDLCGDAQRGVKVQPASPPSPHSSMTTRSGMTLKRLQGHGCRTRHGAAVPATVKQEFHLEEDNYYTDQEYLEEEEEEEADSSVEAGSKKKGKGRTGEPRMKMRRIFRITHGRERQRVKDPDGVLIRYKKILTTYQRVRSMSRAFQIHGVDRNTMASTSPIAEVLLVAPEKMEDVGEFEASKEKLLDYARRCYKIMDEQTHAKVQTMKKTHKLLPISYRFRN; encoded by the exons ATGGAGAGGCCCACCTCCTACCACTATGGTCAACAGATGATGGACG AGTCCGCCATGCAGGAGCCTTCCCCATCGCAGTACAGCCCCTTCATCCTGGTCTCCAACCTGCGAGCGCACCTCTACGTGGCGCTGGAGAAGAACGCCTGGCTGCTGAAGCGTGTTGAAGAGCTGGAAGAAGAGCGCAACTTCCTGCGCTGCCAGCTAGATCGTTTCATTGTCAGCATGTGGAGTCATGAGG ACTTGTGCGGTGATGCTCAGCGTGGTGTAAAGGTCCAGCCTGCCAGCCCTCCCAGCCCACACTCTTCCATGACTACCAGGTCCGGAATGACCCTAAAGCGCCTGCAGGGACACGGATGTCGCACCCGCCACGGAGCCGCTGTCCCTG CCACAGTCAAACAGGAGTTTCACCTGGAGGAAGACAACTACTATACTGACCAAGAGTAcctggaagaggaggaggaggaagaggcagACTCCTCGGTGGAGGCGGGGTCGAAGAAAAAAGGCAAAGGACGCACGGGGGAGCCCAGGATGAAGATGAGGAGGATCTTCCGCATCACCCACGGCCGGGAGAGACAGCGAG TCAAAGACCCAGACGGTGTTTTGATCCGCTACAAGAAGATCCTGACCACATACCAGCGCGTCAGGAGCATGTCCAGAGCCTTTCAAATTCACGGAGTTGACCGAAACACCATGGCCTCCACTTCCCCAATCGCTGAGGTCCTGCTGGTGGCGCCAGAGAAG ATGGAAGATGTGGGCGAGTTTGAGGCATCAAAGGAGAAGCTGCTGGATTACGCCAGACGCTGCTACAAAATCATGGACGAGCAGACGCATGCTAAAGTCCAGACTATGAAGAAGACTCACAAGCTGCTGCCCATCTCCTATCGCTTCAGAAACTGA
- the ccdc106b gene encoding coiled-coil domain-containing protein 106b isoform X1 — MNPASSTDDANKPEGEGLYLGSYEVSFPPTESMERPTSYHYGQQMMDESAMQEPSPSQYSPFILVSNLRAHLYVALEKNAWLLKRVEELEEERNFLRCQLDRFIVSMWSHEDLCGDAQRGVKVQPASPPSPHSSMTTRSGMTLKRLQGHGCRTRHGAAVPATVKQEFHLEEDNYYTDQEYLEEEEEEEADSSVEAGSKKKGKGRTGEPRMKMRRIFRITHGRERQRVKDPDGVLIRYKKILTTYQRVRSMSRAFQIHGVDRNTMASTSPIAEVLLVAPEKMEDVGEFEASKEKLLDYARRCYKIMDEQTHAKVQTMKKTHKLLPISYRFRN; from the exons ATGAATCCCGCCAGCAGCACAGATGACGCAAACAAGCCAG AAGGAGAAGGTTTGTACCTGGGATCCTACGAGGTTTCTTTCCCCCCGACGGAGAGCATGGAGAGGCCCACCTCCTACCACTATGGTCAACAGATGATGGACG AGTCCGCCATGCAGGAGCCTTCCCCATCGCAGTACAGCCCCTTCATCCTGGTCTCCAACCTGCGAGCGCACCTCTACGTGGCGCTGGAGAAGAACGCCTGGCTGCTGAAGCGTGTTGAAGAGCTGGAAGAAGAGCGCAACTTCCTGCGCTGCCAGCTAGATCGTTTCATTGTCAGCATGTGGAGTCATGAGG ACTTGTGCGGTGATGCTCAGCGTGGTGTAAAGGTCCAGCCTGCCAGCCCTCCCAGCCCACACTCTTCCATGACTACCAGGTCCGGAATGACCCTAAAGCGCCTGCAGGGACACGGATGTCGCACCCGCCACGGAGCCGCTGTCCCTG CCACAGTCAAACAGGAGTTTCACCTGGAGGAAGACAACTACTATACTGACCAAGAGTAcctggaagaggaggaggaggaagaggcagACTCCTCGGTGGAGGCGGGGTCGAAGAAAAAAGGCAAAGGACGCACGGGGGAGCCCAGGATGAAGATGAGGAGGATCTTCCGCATCACCCACGGCCGGGAGAGACAGCGAG TCAAAGACCCAGACGGTGTTTTGATCCGCTACAAGAAGATCCTGACCACATACCAGCGCGTCAGGAGCATGTCCAGAGCCTTTCAAATTCACGGAGTTGACCGAAACACCATGGCCTCCACTTCCCCAATCGCTGAGGTCCTGCTGGTGGCGCCAGAGAAG ATGGAAGATGTGGGCGAGTTTGAGGCATCAAAGGAGAAGCTGCTGGATTACGCCAGACGCTGCTACAAAATCATGGACGAGCAGACGCATGCTAAAGTCCAGACTATGAAGAAGACTCACAAGCTGCTGCCCATCTCCTATCGCTTCAGAAACTGA
- the tmem238a gene encoding transmembrane protein 238a: MGLCGGLSHCKFALAFAVFLDVLGGTAMLLGVFAPLEIKGRDFGDLLVYTGALLVLMSLWGWALWYSGNMEGLTSKKELGHINSAVDRLARNLSRKILSYRSPR; the protein is encoded by the exons ATGGGGCTGTGTGGAGGTCTGTCCCACTGCAAGTTTGCTCTGGCCTTCGCTGTCTTCTTGGACGTCCTGGGGGGCACCGCCATGTTGCTGGGGGTCTTTGCCCCTCTGGAAATCAAAGGCCGAGATTTTGGAGATCTGCTCGTCTATACTG GTGCACTCCTGGTGCTGATGTCGCTGTGGGGCTGGGCGCTGTGGTACAGCGGCAACATGGAGGGCCTGACGTCCAAAAAGGAGCTGGGACACATCAACAGCGCCGTGGACCGCCTGGCTCGCAACCTCAGCCGCAAGATCCTCTCCTACAGGAGCCCCCGCTGA